In Schizosaccharomyces osmophilus chromosome 1, complete sequence, the genomic window TTTTGGATGACAAGCATCTTCATCCAAGACAAGTTGCGTCAAATACTTTAAGTGAATCCGACAGGAAAATAGCAACTCAAAATCGATTTGGTGACATATCGAACCAGGCTCTTGATCGTGTAATAATTACTTTAAACCATGATTATTTGAGTGATAAAGAGGAAGAATTAAGAAATGCAAGTGTTCGGCGTAAATCACTTTCTGCTTCAAATGCCCATAGACCCATTTTGACGTTACAGTTTCGAGGCCAGCATGTTTTTCAAGGGATAAAAGAGCTTTGTGAAGAAGGTGCAATGGATCCGATTACAGTGCCTTCCTATTTGACTGGTGAAACGGGCAAATCTATGCTTTATGTTTACGATGGATTGGAACAAGATAGACCAACCTTGCAAGGCTTTCAGGAAACATCGTAAGGTAAAGAAAGCACTTTCAAAAACGTACGtgtttatatattttattattcgATTCAACTGGAAGATTTAATGAACTGTTTATTACATAAATCAATATTGTAATTACACGACGCGGATAAAGTCTACTGCGTTGTACTATAAAATTACAACCCTATGCAAATGCTTATCGCAAGATACAGATCCCAATTGTATTGCATTTTCAGTAAAATATATTAAACTTTTTCTGCTTAGGCGGCAACGGGACGGCCAAATCCACCACGGAAGGAAGGAGCGAATCCACCAGGGGCAGCACCATCATCCTTCTTCTCAGCACGACGGTAACCAGCATCAGCAGCAGCGCGCTCACGGGGTTCAGGGCGAGTAGCACGGGGAGCGGCAGGACGAGCTTGACGCTTGTGGGTAGCGGGCACAACCTCAGCAGGAAGATGAAGGTACTCACGCAAGTATTCAACACCCTCGTTGTTCAAAGTGTAGTAGAAGTAGCCCCAGTTGTAACGGGTCTTGAGGAAACCACGAGAGTCCAAGGATTGGCAAGCCTTGATGACTTGCAAGTTGGGGACACCAACTTCAGGGTGCTTGGGAAGGTTGAAGTCTGCTTTAGTTAGTCACTAATTCAGAATAGTCATTAGTATCAAACTTACCCTTCTTGGCAACGAGGACACCTTGTTGGAACAAAGTTTGGTGAATGGCCTTGCGGTTCTCCTTGGGAATAAGCATTTTGGTGAGGAATTTGCACGGATCAGAATGTACTTTCTGTGTTGTGGACAACCAGTGACTGCTCTCTATAAGTGTAAACGTTAGGGTAGGGTAAGAACTTTGCATTGTCCttggtttttgaaattcgtATATAAGGAGAGGCAAGACATtgtaaaaatattataaCAATGGTATCGTACAATGCGGtgtaaaaatataaaggaCTTTAATTAATTGCACTAAACAATAACTGCTTGCAGAAATGAGAAATGAACAAATATACTTCAGTGTATTTGAATGGTGCTTGGAGAAAAtgtacttttattttttatattctattttgatattattactcttccaaattttttgaagattgAATGATACATTACCATTAGAAGCATGACAGTATCTCGATGAGAAAACATCAAACGAAATACAAATGATAACATATGCAGCTTTGTGAAAAACATCTagctttatttttttaccaGCAAACCATTAACATACTCATAATTCAAATTCACTTGAAAACACAACCCAAAAAGCACAGCATATAAACAAGCCTGTAAGACTATATGTATGCTGGATTAATAACGCCGCCGCAAATTAGAAGGTGTCCATGGCAAATTAGGATGTGTTTCTGGGGTAGcatcttcatcttgttTATAGATCTTTATACTTTTATCGGCTTCACAAGTAATTAAACGAAGACCGGTTTTGTCAAAGGTGCTAGCGAATATTCCAGCCTCACTATCCAAAGAACCGGGTTGAACAGTTGCCTGTAACTCTTGATATTTGTGGCCAGATTTCCAATCCCAAAAGCACATGCTTCCATTATCAGCTCCAGAAAACATGGTATTATCCGGATTAATTGACAAGCTGTTAACGATCGCATTATGACCTTCAAAATTCCCCATAAAAGCTCCTTCAGGAAACTTCCAATGTTTAATATTATCAGAAGAGCCACTGGCAAAAGTAAATTCTTGAGGATGTAGGGCGAGAGCTCTAACAGTTTTTTTATGATGTGTAAGGGTGGTCATTGTTTTACCAGCTGCCAGGTCCCACAAGCGAACAGTTGAATCCATGGATCCAGTAACTACTTGAGGATCATATTCCTGACAAGCCAAGGATGAAACTGTAGACTTGTGGCCAGCGAGAACATGAACATTCTGGCGAGTTCTCATATCCCAAACTCGAGCAACTGCATCACGGCCAGCGGTAATTAGCACATCGAGAGTAGGATGAAGACTTAAAGCATAAACACCTGAAAGATGTCCATGATAATGACGGATCACCTTGTTGGTTTCAAGATCCCAACATTTCACCATTTTATCTTCACCGCAGGAGAATAAATAAGGATGTCTAGGTGATACAGCAAGACCACGAACACCAGCAATATGACCAGTTAAAGTAAGTTTTAATGTTCCAGAAGCAAGATCCCAAATCTTAATAGTTCTATCACCCGCGCCAGTACAAAACCATTCATTACCGGGTTCGACGTCCACACAACGAACCCATCCCAAGTGACCACTTATGACACGCATTAGCTTCCAAGGAGGATGCCACTCTGGACGGATTTGCTCGGCTAATGTTCTCTTTACCAACGATGCTTGCGATTCCTGCGCAAGTCGATGAGCAGCATCGGGAACGTTATTGATCTTCTCTAATGACTGCATAGGAACTTGACCCGCGACGGATTTATTACCCTGAAAGCTGCCTTGCTGACGAATTAGTGCTTGCTCAGATGGACCATTAGGGTTCGTCGCGACAGCGAGAGCATTGCTAGGAGCGTATTCAagagctttttctttaacaGTAGCATTTTTCCTTCTATAATTAAAGTCTTCTATAATATTTCCATATTCAAATGACTCCttaaagcttcttttgGTGCTTTGTCCAAGAGTTTTCTCAAAGGTAGGTGCAGACGCGAATTCAGGGCCAAATAGAGCCTTCGTTGTCCTCAAACTATTTGATACCAAAGACAAAACGTCTTGGCTGTCCAATTGATCTTCTTTCTCTGCCATAAGTACAGGAGTCGGCGGTTCGTACCTTTTCCTTCTGTATGGCAGTCGCCATGAATTGTGCAGGCAAGGTTGTTACAACAATTCACGTTTAGTGAAAACTTAAAGTAAGATATACtcatatttctttttattcaaaagtatacaaaaatttattaaagatAAGTACATATTGAATAGAAAACTAAAGCAAAGAGAGGTTGATGTACAGTAATCAAAACTGTAGATTTATAAAAGGTATAATCTTTAcaaattatatatatagtaGACATAATGAATAACAACTAAGAAACGAGGATAAAACGTGAACTTAAGAAATGTTAAGATAAAGCGTTCTGTATGGTGTCTATAGCCCATTTCACGTTTTGCTGAACACTCATGTTGCTTGCAGGACTAAGCTGTATGTGAGAATCAACCAATTTCCCATAAACgtctttgttttgaaaaagatgagAATGGCCGTTGACATAACCTGGCCAGACgtaattttcaaaatagtTAGGTGGATCCTGCCAAAACCctgaattattttttagttAATATTTGTTCAAATAGCCTTTTACGATAAGAAACGATCATAATCAACATACCTTCTTGGGTCACATAACCTTTACGAGATTCTCTACGGGCTTTTAACGTATCGAAGTCGCATGCCAGCATAAGACAAAGATCAAATGATTGAATGAGATCCTCGTTTACATAGAGCATAAAGCCATCcacaaaaataaatttgtaGCGTGAAGAAGAGATGGGGCTTTCTGGGTATTCTTCAAGGATTTCGTTATATTGCGTGAGTGCTTCTTTTGCAACGTTTAAGTTATCGCGGTTGTGAAGATGGGTAGGCAAATCACCATGTTTACGGATATATTTcaatgtttccaaaaataaatccaagTTCAAGGACTCTTTGCAATCCCAATCGGCAACTCCATCTTTTACAGGAATATCTGCATCGGTCTGGAGAACATTAGCACAATTGAACGACACACAgcccaagaaaaaagacgaACCTTGTAAAAGTCGTCTTCATGGAGAATGGAAGATCCTTTAAAGATAGCatgaagaaattgagtCAAAGTCTATATCCAAGTAAGGAAAGGTTaatgctttgaaaaaaagaagaaaatagagAAAAGACAACCAGACCAAAAGCAAGCGCcgaggaagaaaaacctATTTACATACCGATTTTCCACTGCAAGAAGCACCACTACAAAGACATTAATATCAACCAGCGCAAGGGAGACAGTAACATTCGTACCTGACACCCACAATTACAGTTTTAGGAGGCATAATCAAacgtaaaagaaaaacggCAATTACAGATCTATAAAACGTTCAAAAAacgacaaaaaaaaaacacaacCCAAACACTGGAAAACGTATGAACCGACTAGGAGGGAAATGTAAATGTTAGCAGTATTCTTCCGGCCTGAAATGTCCCAACGTCTATTGTATAGAAATTATTGGTTCAAAATTGTAAGAGGCACTAATATAAAATCGAGTAATTAGACCTTGAAATTTCCTTTGACCAAGATAGGATTACAGAACCCGAATATCtatttacctttttctttttgtttttttttttttaaaaaaaaggaaaagaattgactAGACAAGCCCTCAACTAGAAATAAGGCAAACACAACACTTTCGCCGTACAGTAGCACTTTCCACCAGCGACCTTTGCGAAATCCAAGATTTCCTAgcacaaaaagaaaagaaatcaataaaggaaaagaacaGAAGTTAAGCAAGACGGTTGAAAATAGACAATTGGTAGTTCGCACTGTACATGGTGATATTTGTTATCAATATCATTAGATCGAGTTTTGAAGTATAATACAGTGAAGGATGAAAACGTATAATATAGATTGGTATGGAATTTAACTATGTATGTGGAATGCCAGGCATCCTTGAATAGCTTTCTCTCTAGTAGACTTTTCTTATTCGTAGTACGAACAAGCTGCGCTCCTCAACACTGTATAGACAATTGTCCTACACCCCAAATCTTAGTGAACGTTTGTTTCACCTCCTCTAGTCCTGTACTTGATCTACTTTAGCAAATGGACGATGAAAAGCGTAGACGAACGTAAAATAATTCATGCAAATGTCAAGGACAActgataaaaaaaaaaggttacaagaggaaaataaagaaaagtaagCTATAGTTCACATCTCTGTACAATTGCTCCTACGCCGATACATTTTTTGGCGCAAGGGCCCCCTCCTTACCTCTTTATGATAATAACATTGACTAGGAAACAAACCTTCGAGAGGATGATAAACTCAGCTACATTGTCTTTCTTATCGAGGTCAGCAAAACAATAGGAATTTCCTACAATTGTTACTCTATtgtattcaaaacaataaaataGTCAAGTGAAGCACATGGCTGTGGTAGGAAATTCCAACCATCCACGGCTTTCATATAGTGAGATACGGCTGCTGGATCTATTGCTTCTTTCcatcttgctttttgaaatgaaattcaGCTTCAACAGAGTCTAACAAATTCATCGAACCATATCTCAGTGATCTTACTTTAgtcttttcattaatttttaatcttttatttttctttcaatagACCTCAAATCCTGTCGCACCCAGTTTCATCATTTGTTCCTCGTTCGTGCTTGTTTCTTGTGCAGCTTTTGGATTGTTGCTCTATATAATACAGGTGATCAGATTCATCAAAGGTTCCTTCCTCATAACGACTTTGATGAGCATTTAACTCGTCTGTGGTCTTTTTCAACGTCGTGGCCTTATTCCCTTTGTATAGTTTATGCTGTAGCTTCCTTTCTAGCTACTTAATTTTGTGTTTATCCAGCATCCACCCGTATTTCCCCCCCTCTTCTTAATCAGTGGTTTTATTCTTTGGCACTTACTCGATCCTTTCTCACACATTTTCAAGTCAAGTTATTATCCTCTCAACAACATGCGCAGAAATATCCGTGCGATACACACTGGttttgatgatgatgaagacgACGAAGATGATGATTACTATTCCAAAACTCATCAGTCCCACACAAATCGACATGCTTATTATGCTCGTCCTGAAGTTCCTGAccaattcaattcttctGAACAAGATGATTCTTCTGACTCCagtttttcatctttaaGGAACTTATCCCAAGTCGGGCAAAGGTCTCCCTTCccaacaaaacaaagcCATCCAAAGTCAACTTTCTCCGTCGCCATTCATCCTTCTTCCCAAGCAGCTAAATTTCACAAGCACCAACATCCTAAAACCATTAAGACTCCTCTAAAGTCGGTTTCCATTGCCCCTTTACAAGCCCATTCTGAAACAACAAAACCTATCTCTCCACCATACGAGGATGATTTACTAGATGACCACTTGCCCTTTCAACGAGTCAAAGAGGATGCCGAGGAGGATGACCAAGATGAGCTCGATATCATTTCCCCTTCCAAGCTGGAGAAAGCTTCTCATACTCTTTCTCCTCCAAAGTCTGCTAACGATGAGGACGATATCAGCTTACATGATTCCATTAGCAGTCCCCATTCTGAAGATGACCAAGACGAGCTTATTAAAGCAGGGCAATCTGAGTTCTTAAAATCCGATTCTTCTAACGATTTTATAGTGTCTTCGCCTCCTATAAAACGAGGTAGAGGAAGACCTCCTAAAAAAAGGCGTGTCAGTCAGCCTTTACGTAGAAGCTCTCGTGTCCAGACCCGCGGCAGCGTTGGATCTTCAACTAAGTCCCCTTTAAGCATTCGCAATAAACTTCGAAACCGATCCGCTCGTCCAAATCACGACTTGGTAGACTTTTCGGAAGAAACAATTTTCACTCCACCTACCAAAGCCTCGTACCCTCCTTCTCATGTAACTTCTCTCAATGCTTTTGCTAGTCTTCCTTTGGGTATCGGtaatgatgaaaatattaATGATTCCACGCATTCAGACTCGgagttttctttcgatGCTAATGCTAcaccaaagaaaaacggTAGTCCGATGACTCCTTCACGTAACGATGAGAATGCTGCCTCTTCAATATCTCATCCGTTTGGCCAAGTCGATCGTAGtactataaaaaaagatgatcCTTTTGCAACTGAAGAAGCATTAAGCTTTGATAATATTGGTGGCCTTGAGGATGTAATTCTTCAACTTAAGGAAATGGTTTTACTTCCACTTTTGTATCCAGAGGTTTTTCTGCACTTTCATATGACTCCACCAAGAggtgttttatttcatgGTCCCCCTGGAACAGGAAAAACTTTAATGGCCAGAGCATTAGCAGCAAATTGCTCTGTCGGAAACCAGAAAGTCAGTTTCTTCCTTAGGAAAGGTTCTGATTGTTTAAGCAAATGGGTCGGCGAGGCTGAACGTCAATTGCGATTgttatttgaagaagcgAAGAAAGCGCAGCCTAGTATCATCTTTTTTGACGAAATCGATGGTCTAGCTCCAATGCGTACCGCTCGCCAGGATCAAACTCATAGCTCTATCGTATCTACTTTGCTTGCTTTAATGGATGGCTTGGATAGTCGCGGCCAAGTTGTAGTCATTGGGGCCACCAACAGACCTAACGATATTGATTCAGCTTTAAGAAGACCAGGGAGGTTTGATCGAGaattctatttttctttgccaAACCATGAAGCACGCATGAAAATACTGAAAGTCCATACAAAGCATTGTTCCCCTTATCTATCTGATACATATTTGTCAGACCTAGCGACAGCCACCTCTGGTTACGGCGGTGCTGACTTGAAAGCTTTGTGTACTGAGGCAGCGTTGCATGCTGTACGCAGGTGTTACCCTCAAATATATCACTCCTCCGAAAAATACGTAATATCGCCAAACAAAATTCAGGTTGACCCTCTTGATTTCGAACGtgctttggaaaagctGAATGTTTCTACACAAAGAGTCAGCgtaattccaaaatcttCTATTTCTGATTCTCATAAACTGCTTTTTAAAGAAACGCTTGATCTACTTTCGATGAAAATATCGCATTTACTCAGATTAGACTCTCTTCCTTCGAACTCATcgtcttttcaaaatatatCGTTGTCggaaatcaaaaaacaaaaagagatttattctttaaagaaaactatgGTTTATCGTCCTCGTTTAATAATTACCGGTCATCAAGATCACGGTCAGTCGTATTTGAGTACTGACCTATTTGGATCTTTAGACGGGATATATGTGCAATCTCTTGATATTTCGAAATTGTTGGTGGATTCAGAAGTTTCTCTTAATTCTGCTcttattaatatttttgcTTCTGCAAGACATCAATCTCCCAGCATTATCTTTGTTAACAATATTGAGCAATGGCCAGTTCTATTTCcacaaaactttttggaCGTTTTCACTTTGCTGTTAAACTCTTTGATTCCTATGGAGCCCGTATTGTTGGTAGGCGTAGCCAATACCACGTATAATGATTTGCCCGAAGTCGTTCGTTCTTGGTTCCCTCGTAATTCATCTGAGCACTTTGAGCTATTACTGCCATCATATGCTTCCAgaaaatctttctttttgaacattttaaacaaaattttggCGTTGCCGTTAACGCATACTAAGTATACTGGCCCCTCTCATTGGGAACAGCTACCAAGAGCTCCCGTTTCTCACGATGTCTTTAATATTACTAAGAATCGTGAAAAACAGGAACGGGTGAATAATAGAagattaaaaaacaaactgaAAATCAAGTTATTATCCATTATGGATTTGCTTCGCTCTCGTTACAAGAAATTTAAGAAGCCGATTGTGGTATGTTACCATTACTTGTTTTCAACTCAACTAACCCTATAGGATTTGGACGAAATTTACCCAGGAGATGATGAGACTAGGCCGTCTTTTGAAGTTTCACCTGAAGAATTTCCGTATTATATAGAAGGCAATCGTGTTGTACGACGTGAAGACGgtgtcttcttcaacatgATGAATTTAGAAGAGGTCGATCGTCGTATATGGTCTGGTTTTTATTGTACACCTCAGCGATTCCTTCGTGATTTGAAATTAATTATGGACGATGTGAGTCACTTTGGTGATCTAACATTGAAATCAAAGGCCAAGGAGTTGTATTTAAGCGCAGAACTTAATTTGGAAGAGATGATTGATCAAGTTTTTATATATGAATGCCAGGAAATGGAAGAACGAGAGACTAGACggagaaaggaaaaatcttccaaagaaggccatgatgaaaacaaagacaTGAATCGAAGACTAATGAATGACAATGCTAATGCAAATGACACAACACCCGAAGACAATATACGATATTCTAGGGACCTAGAAATCCCCAGCTCTTCTCCTGAAGATGAAGACGGAAGtgaagagaaagaattaATAAAGCTACAATTTGAGAAGGAAAATATTCCAGTCGCACGAAACTTCTGCGGGCAAGGctttcaaaacaacaagagcCCCTTAAACCTTTTGAGTAAACCAGTCGAGTCTTCTGGTTGCAGAAAAGAATCTGAAATCGTGAAGCGATTAGCAGAAGAATTCGCTGAGAGTACTTCCAATTTAAAGATGGAATGGTTGGACCTAATTTATTCTAGATTGTCCAATGTTATTTGGGACAATCATGAAGGCATGAACCGAATACGTATTTTAACGTTAGTTAAGCAGACGTTTTCCTGTATATTAAAAGAGATCCGTTCGTCATATTAATAtattttgagtttttttgAGTCACATACACAGAGTTTAAATGGTACCTACCATGATATGTGTGGTACGTAGAACTTTCATTCCAAGATTACCTTTTTAACTTTGCAATTTTTGTGTCGGAATTAAACAAGATAGAATATTTTTAGATCCACCCGCAAAGTTTCCATTCGTGTCCAAAAGATAATAGAAACGCGTGCCGCTTACTTTCATAACCATGGGATTTTTATCGATGGATTGTGAGAGAATGAACACCTCGTTTCGTGGAAGTATAATAGACTTTTCTAAGTAAAGGCGATTGTTAGGTCCAGGAAGACctgttttcatttcaatttGGCGTGCGGGCAAGGCATACAAAGAATGAATGGTTCTTCGTGGTAGAAAGAGTAAAAAAGCAGTTGCCAAATATAGTAAAGGGATAACCAAACAAGAACCGATTCGCATGACTTTTTCGGAATAAGTATAGGTGTACCAGTTTTGAAAACCTATTTCGCCAGAACGATACATATCCATTCCTGTAAGGGTAGCAAAGAAAGCGGCATTTAGGGTAGTGGCCAGAAAGAGAAGATACAAAAAACGATACGTTTTATCGTTTTCAGCCTGGTAAATGCGAAACGGCTTTTGAGTTGTCATGGCCTGCCATGCGATATCGGAATGAAGCGTGTTTGGAGTAGAggtttttgctttttttgatgaaggGCTTTTGttgttaaaaaaagaaaatgtgTGGAAAGAACCATTTGCTTTACGACCGTTCACGTATGAAAAGACACGGGAAATCACAACTGAGTTAAAAGGTGTGTTTAAGGCCTTTGGGCGAATTCCGACATTTGTAAACATGCATGGTGCACGGATGGAGAAATTTCGAAAGCCAGTGAACGGATTTTGGCGGATTCGCTCAAGACGGGCGACGAGCCTAGTAGAGAGCATTGGGAAGCGAAAATGTAGCTCTTTTTTCGGCACAatctattttttggttggatttcttttcaaatcgCAATTTTCAATGTTATACAATCGTTTGCAAATGTTTTGTTCGAATCGTAAATCGAAAAAGGTGTAACGAAGTGAGTGGTACCTTTGTTTACGTGGGTGTCAGTAGAGAAGGAACCGTTCGCAGGCAAGCCGAAATAATGATTTAGTATGATTTGGGCATAACTTTACGACAAGAAAAGCATTctaaatgaagaagaaaatgaatcaatGTAGCTTGATTCCTAAAGAGACGCGTAGCACAAAGAATGCTTGACGAAACAGCAACACTTATATCATCCAGACCTCAgaatttttgctttctttacaacaaaagatgaacagtttcaagaagaagaagcagtaaagaaacgaaagTCCTTTCTATTCACGTTTACCTCGTAGTTGTAGGGCACTACAAAAAAGCAGGTTGAGGGGAGTGGCAGAGTCCAGGAAGGGCTGAAAGGGTTTTAATATACAACGGGGAGTTTAGCAATCATTTGATAACATTGATAAG contains:
- the nrk1 gene encoding nicotinamide riboside kinase Nrk1 translates to MPPKTVIVGVSGASCSGKSTLTQFLHAIFKGSSILHEDDFYKTDADIPVKDGVADWDCKESLNLDLFLETLKYIRKHGDLPTHLHNRDNLNVAKEALTQYNEILEEYPESPISSSRYKFIFVDGFMLYVNEDLIQSFDLCLMLACDFDTLKARRESRKGYVTQEGFWQDPPNYFENYVWPGYVNGHSHLFQNKDVYGKLVDSHIQLSPASNMSVQQNVKWAIDTIQNALS
- the rps1002 gene encoding 40S ribosomal protein S10, with amino-acid sequence MLIPKENRKAIHQTLFQQGVLVAKKDFNLPKHPEVGVPNLQVIKACQSLDSRGFLKTRYNWGYFYYTLNNEGVEYLREYLHLPAEVVPATHKRQARPAAPRATRPEPRERAAADAGYRRAEKKDDGAAPGGFAPSFRGGFGRPVAA
- the prp5 gene encoding Prp19 complex WD repeat protein Prp5, translating into MAEKEDQLDSQDVLSLVSNSLRTTKALFGPEFASAPTFEKTLGQSTKRSFKESFEYGNIIEDFNYRRKNATVKEKALEYAPSNALAVATNPNGPSEQALIRQQGSFQGNKSVAGQVPMQSLEKINNVPDAAHRLAQESQASLVKRTLAEQIRPEWHPPWKLMRVISGHLGWVRCVDVEPGNEWFCTGAGDRTIKIWDLASGTLKLTLTGHIAGVRGLAVSPRHPYLFSCGEDKMVKCWDLETNKVIRHYHGHLSGVYALSLHPTLDVLITAGRDAVARVWDMRTRQNVHVLAGHKSTVSSLACQEYDPQVVTGSMDSTVRLWDLAAGKTMTTLTHHKKTVRALALHPQEFTFASGSSDNIKHWKFPEGAFMGNFEGHNAIVNSLSINPDNTMFSGADNGSMCFWDWKSGHKYQELQATVQPGSLDSEAGIFASTFDKTGLRLITCEADKSIKIYKQDEDATPETHPNLPWTPSNLRRRY
- the abo2 gene encoding ATPase histone chaperone, which produces MRRNIRAIHTGFDDDEDDEDDDYYSKTHQSHTNRHAYYARPEVPDQFNSSEQDDSSDSSFSSLRNLSQVGQRSPFPTKQSHPKSTFSVAIHPSSQAAKFHKHQHPKTIKTPLKSVSIAPLQAHSETTKPISPPYEDDLLDDHLPFQRVKEDAEEDDQDELDIISPSKLEKASHTLSPPKSANDEDDISLHDSISSPHSEDDQDELIKAGQSEFLKSDSSNDFIVSSPPIKRGRGRPPKKRRVSQPLRRSSRVQTRGSVGSSTKSPLSIRNKLRNRSARPNHDLVDFSEETIFTPPTKASYPPSHVTSLNAFASLPLGIGNDENINDSTHSDSEFSFDANATPKKNGSPMTPSRNDENAASSISHPFGQVDRSTIKKDDPFATEEALSFDNIGGLEDVILQLKEMVLLPLLYPEVFLHFHMTPPRGVLFHGPPGTGKTLMARALAANCSVGNQKVSFFLRKGSDCLSKWVGEAERQLRLLFEEAKKAQPSIIFFDEIDGLAPMRTARQDQTHSSIVSTLLALMDGLDSRGQVVVIGATNRPNDIDSALRRPGRFDREFYFSLPNHEARMKILKVHTKHCSPYLSDTYLSDLATATSGYGGADLKALCTEAALHAVRRCYPQIYHSSEKYVISPNKIQVDPLDFERALEKLNVSTQRVSVIPKSSISDSHKLLFKETLDLLSMKISHLLRLDSLPSNSSSFQNISLSEIKKQKEIYSLKKTMVYRPRLIITGHQDHGQSYLSTDLFGSLDGIYVQSLDISKLLVDSEVSLNSALINIFASARHQSPSIIFVNNIEQWPVLFPQNFLDVFTLLLNSLIPMEPVLLVGVANTTYNDLPEVVRSWFPRNSSEHFELLLPSYASRKSFFLNILNKILALPLTHTKYTGPSHWEQLPRAPVSHDVFNITKNREKQERVNNRRLKNKLKIKLLSIMDLLRSRYKKFKKPIVDLDEIYPGDDETRPSFEVSPEEFPYYIEGNRVVRREDGVFFNMMNLEEVDRRIWSGFYCTPQRFLRDLKLIMDDVSHFGDLTLKSKAKELYLSAELNLEEMIDQVFIYECQEMEERETRRRKEKSSKEGHDENKDMNRRLMNDNANANDTTPEDNIRYSRDLEIPSSSPEDEDGSEEKELIKLQFEKENIPVARNFCGQGFQNNKSPLNLLSKPVESSGCRKESEIVKRLAEEFAESTSNLKMEWLDLIYSRLSNVIWDNHEGMNRIRILTLVKQTFSCILKEIRSSY
- a CDS encoding mitochondrial membrane protein, TMEM186-like protein, implicated in respiratory complex assembly, yielding MLSTRLVARLERIRQNPFTGFRNFSIRAPCMFTNVGIRPKALNTPFNSVVISRVFSYVNGRKANGSFHTFSFFNNKSPSSKKAKTSTPNTLHSDIAWQAMTTQKPFRIYQAENDKTYRFLYLLFLATTLNAAFFATLTGMDMYRSGEIGFQNWYTYTYSEKVMRIGSCLVIPLLYLATAFLLFLPRRTIHSLYALPARQIEMKTGLPGPNNRLYLEKSIILPRNEVFILSQSIDKNPMVMKVSGTRFYYLLDTNGNFAGGSKNILSCLIPTQKLQS